A DNA window from Aureibaculum sp. 2308TA14-22 contains the following coding sequences:
- a CDS encoding ATP-grasp domain-containing protein encodes MIKAKIFFTKLFHSEHWPTFLFYAPLLPYFLYKAIRAKNLTLPLIVNPAIKYSGIGTESKSKTLQLLPKAYSPKSILILPETEFNSVLKLLLKADILFPLIAKPDIGFRGYLVKKINNQTDLENYLKKNTIAIILQEYVGYEKEIGLFYYKIPEETKGKITSVTLKKFITVKGNGVDNLSKLILEDKRAFLYYKIFEKLHQEKFFNIPKKGEVIKLTVIGNHSKGTQFINGNHLIDTELVHFLDKLTENISGFYYGRFDIKYESLEKLKKGENFKVLELNGIISEPTHIYDSDKGNYFASLKSIFNHWQIMNTIARKNHDDFNVSYPPLQPSLKELSFLRKYSKKITRLNKTTI; translated from the coding sequence ATGATAAAAGCTAAGATTTTCTTTACAAAACTTTTCCATTCTGAACATTGGCCAACTTTTTTATTTTACGCTCCGTTATTACCATATTTCTTATATAAAGCCATAAGAGCTAAAAATTTAACTCTTCCATTAATAGTTAATCCTGCAATTAAATATTCAGGTATAGGTACTGAGTCAAAATCAAAAACATTACAATTGTTACCCAAGGCATACAGTCCAAAATCAATTTTAATTCTGCCAGAAACTGAGTTTAATTCTGTTTTAAAATTATTGTTAAAAGCCGATATTCTGTTTCCGCTAATAGCAAAACCCGACATTGGTTTTCGAGGCTATTTAGTTAAAAAAATTAATAATCAAACTGATTTAGAAAATTATCTTAAAAAGAATACCATTGCTATTATTTTACAAGAATATGTGGGTTACGAAAAAGAAATAGGATTATTTTATTATAAAATTCCAGAAGAAACTAAAGGGAAAATTACATCAGTAACCTTAAAAAAATTTATAACCGTTAAAGGAAATGGAGTTGACAATTTGTCAAAATTAATTTTAGAAGATAAACGTGCATTTTTATACTATAAAATATTCGAGAAATTACATCAAGAAAAATTCTTTAACATTCCAAAAAAAGGTGAAGTTATAAAACTAACTGTTATAGGAAACCATTCAAAAGGTACTCAGTTTATAAATGGAAATCATTTAATAGATACTGAGCTGGTACATTTTTTAGATAAATTAACAGAAAATATATCAGGTTTTTATTACGGCCGCTTTGATATAAAATATGAATCACTGGAAAAATTAAAAAAAGGAGAAAATTTTAAAGTACTTGAGCTTAATGGAATCATTTCAGAACCAACACACATTTACGATTCTGACAAAGGTAATTATTTTGCATCCTTAAAAAGTATTTTTAATCATTGGCAAATAATGAATACAATTGCGAGAAAGAACCACGATGATTTTAATGTTTCATATCCTCCGCTCCAACCTTCTTTAAAAGAACTGTCTTTTCTAAGAAAATATTCAAAAAAAATTACCAGACTTAATAAAACAACTATTTGA
- a CDS encoding DUF6095 family protein → MSTNKPTLFGALKYLGIALPLLFFAPILITIGFKAVKKDDTYLLLVLGIVLGLAAILTTAFGLIKISRFLFDRKSENDKS, encoded by the coding sequence GTGAGTACTAATAAACCTACATTATTTGGTGCACTTAAATATTTAGGCATTGCCCTACCCTTATTATTTTTTGCTCCTATACTCATTACCATTGGTTTTAAAGCAGTAAAAAAAGACGACACTTATTTATTGTTGGTTTTAGGAATTGTTTTAGGTCTTGCCGCAATTTTAACAACTGCTTTTGGGCTTATTAAAATTTCTAGATTTTTATTTGATAGGAAAAGTGAAAATGATAAAAGCTAA
- the murQ gene encoding N-acetylmuramic acid 6-phosphate etherase: protein MNFTKTTEQDSNYNHLEKMSINELLTNINTEDKTVPNAVERVLPQIEKLVEQIVLKLKKGGRLFYIGAGTSGRLGILDASECPPTFGVPSTLVVGLIAGGDFAIRKSVEHAEDSTTQGWKDLQEHQISDKDVVVGIAASGTTPYVIAALEECNKNNIITGCITCNEDSPLALTAAYPIVVVVGPEFVTGSSRMKAGTAQKLILNMITTTTMIQLGKVKGNKMVDMQLSNNKLVDRGHKMLMKELDIDRALAEELIKKHGNVRNAINNYTREY from the coding sequence ATGAATTTTACCAAAACTACTGAACAAGACTCCAATTATAATCATCTGGAAAAGATGAGTATTAATGAATTACTTACCAATATAAATACCGAAGACAAAACCGTACCCAATGCTGTTGAAAGAGTATTACCTCAAATAGAAAAATTGGTTGAGCAAATTGTTTTAAAACTAAAAAAAGGAGGACGTTTATTTTATATTGGAGCAGGAACAAGTGGTCGTTTGGGTATTTTAGATGCTTCTGAATGTCCGCCAACATTTGGTGTTCCATCTACATTGGTAGTAGGTTTAATAGCTGGAGGAGACTTTGCTATAAGGAAATCTGTAGAACATGCCGAAGACTCTACTACTCAGGGTTGGAAAGATTTACAAGAACATCAAATTTCTGATAAAGATGTTGTGGTAGGTATTGCGGCTTCAGGGACAACTCCTTATGTTATTGCTGCACTTGAAGAATGTAACAAAAACAATATTATTACAGGCTGTATTACATGCAACGAAGATAGCCCATTAGCTTTGACAGCAGCATATCCAATAGTGGTGGTGGTTGGGCCTGAATTTGTTACCGGAAGCTCACGTATGAAAGCGGGTACAGCTCAAAAACTTATCCTTAATATGATTACCACAACAACCATGATACAATTAGGTAAAGTTAAGGGCAATAAAATGGTTGACATGCAGCTTTCTAATAACAAGCTAGTGGACAGAGGTCATAAAATGCTAATGAAAGAACTTGATATTGACAGAGCGTTGGCTGAAGAGCTTATAAAAAAACATGGCAATGTTAGAAATGCCATAAATAATTATACTCGTGAGTACTAA